In a single window of the Pseudomonadota bacterium genome:
- a CDS encoding OmpH family outer membrane protein — translation MNSIKGIFTVLSAVLLLVVFSSYPAFAGDKALKVGIINIQKVVALSKVGQEARDAVKAKFDEYQVKLRKEEESLVALKDDIEKKGAVWSEEIRTEKQREFERRVKALEDESKYATNDMKEFEKKKVEPVLQELEAIIDDFGKKENYSMILDASRGVIYMDEALDISAAVAAELDKRKGEKK, via the coding sequence ATGAATTCAATCAAAGGTATTTTCACAGTATTATCCGCAGTATTGTTGCTTGTTGTTTTTTCTTCTTATCCTGCCTTCGCCGGTGACAAGGCGCTCAAGGTAGGAATTATCAATATCCAGAAGGTGGTTGCGTTGTCCAAGGTCGGCCAGGAAGCCAGAGATGCGGTCAAGGCCAAATTCGATGAATATCAGGTTAAGCTCCGTAAGGAAGAAGAGTCGTTAGTGGCCCTGAAGGATGATATCGAGAAGAAAGGAGCGGTCTGGAGTGAAGAAATCCGTACCGAAAAGCAGAGAGAGTTCGAACGGAGAGTCAAGGCGCTGGAAGACGAATCCAAGTATGCAACCAACGACATGAAAGAGTTTGAAAAGAAGAAAGTAGAGCCGGTGTTGCAGGAACTTGAAGCCATTATCGATGATTTCGGTAAGAAGGAGAATTATTCGATGATCCTCGATGCCAGCCGTGGCGTTATCTATATGGATGAGGCCCTAGATATCAGCGCCGCTGTGGCAGCTGAACTCGACAAGAGAAAAGGCGAGAAGAAATAA